In Cutaneotrichosporon cavernicola HIS019 DNA, chromosome: 1, one DNA window encodes the following:
- the VPS15 gene encoding uncharacterized protein (Protein kinase domain) encodes MGNISSMARASTALDSYVSELGSDISYEKSLSSSRFLKSIVARHKNGPLVLKIFIKPDPSMTLHVIQHRLKEERDALSSVPNVSTYATFIETEKAGYLLRQWVGSSLYDRLSTQPYLTDIEKKWVAFQLLTCLRDARTKKVAHGDIKSDNVLITSDLTVLLTDFSSSFKPTHLPLDDPSDFSFFFDTSARRTCYIAPERFYESDSAIAQERAAAAQSLKESGDSEPLGKRDAHVTEEMDVFSAGCVLAETWTDGRTVFNLSELFAYRNGSLGLEGILDNLQDADVKAMIAQMLSREPSDRPTFDRILTTYRGTIFPEYFYTFLTDYVSELNELPPSQDTDFLQRSSTLPGTKIDRILEQWESIRVHLDDKSANDNGPALLLLNIVTSSIRNSLSPSSRLHGLKLFLKLSPYLLDEDKVDRIVPFVAELLSDEVPIVRAEACRTLVIVVESITSITSHNATFIPEYLLPQMARLLQDPDIFVRATYARALVHVADAAVRMLELSEAAKPANTMDTPQNPESSYNAMLAEIQYVVGEHASILLVDKSSNVKRNVLADIADLCLFFGRQRSSETVLSHIMTYLNDRDWQLRLAFFDGIVAVGAFIGIRAIDEYVLPLMLQALADPEEAVVARVVHSLTLLTSLGLLQRMRLWDVFSAVHGFLYHPNVWIRQSTAGFVAKAANHLPPYDIWCILYPTIRPALRSDIVTLDEDSILGALVSPLSRATLQAAKAAAFQNSPPGFWNVSPSRASAKAALTKGTAINTSEALQGLLKDKGISPKDEKKIVVLRDFIFKQTHATRAQASETHTPPEAELTSGKSISLTELGVTPQTVFISQRTIGIDARHELRRLRPDLGGAETPSRRTSFANRSNRGSDNPLEQIRQRMSSLEPPSLASPDQERDRGRHLDPMKVASASESGISSIVDATSTSRVSRHHRLDSKALPAVKASTATAIGTTSLHDDLASGRSTPAFGTGTPAVHGPIAPYGSTYDGADPGVRAYLEHVDLENYREPRLDFGPRVLSGQRKRGPRTKASSPQFATMIAHLPQHSGAVTALITSPDQLFFASASVDTCVLVWDSARLERTVAARPRLTYRMDAAVTAMCRIEETHCLAAAAADGSLHILRVHVHASGSSVKYKSIECIRNWAADEQDGHVTHVAHLHESSLLVVTSKSVIAVLDLRTMALKQCLQHPLELGTITAVCPTKHWVMVGTITGALSLWDLRFGLLVKSWSSRGGITSLGLHPARGRGRWIMASIKRNADDPAGSDTPLVETYDIETGKLVEEYETRTSRPLAGARAPALSRDVLQTKSELIAELAGGRGGLPSTSSDDLPYVETLLVGETFSSLSPTVRDKDDPAAQDKTRAGWMVTAGTDRVIRYWDVARPSEGFVVCGSQREKDVSFRTASGTPQLFYTLPIARPLASASSTGALPIDRGQHAANTQRQPLRPHYDTICALGLVETPFSSCIISADRSGVIKVWRMEAGPTRREG; translated from the exons ATGGGCAATATTTCATCAATGGCGCGGGC CTCGACTGCGCTCGATTCCTATGTCTCGGAACTAGGTAGTGACATCTCGTACGAGAAGAG cctgtcgtcgtcgcgcttcCTCAAATCGATTGTCGCCCGGCATAAGAATGGCCCGCTCGTGCTCAAGATCTTTATCAAACCAGACCCGTCAATGACGCTGCACGTAATCCAGCATCGCCTGAAAG AGGAACGTGATGCGCTGTCTAGTGTGCCCAACGTGTCAACGTACGCGACCTTCATCGAGACAGAGAAGGCTGGTTATCTCCTCCGGCAGTGGGTCGGGTCGAGCCTCTATGACCGCCTGAG TACACAACCGTATCTCACCGACATAGAGAAGAAGTGGGTGGCTTTCCAGTTGCTTACATGCCTGCGCGACGCCCGCACCAAGAAG GTTGCCCACGGCGACATCAAGTCGGACAATGTCCTCATCACCTCAGACCTCACAgtcctcctcaccgacTTCTCCTCAAGCTTCAAGCCGACGCATCTTCCTCTCGACGACCCGTCCGacttctccttcttcttcgacACATCCGCCCGACGGACATGTTACATCGCCCCTGAACGGTTCTATGAGTCTGATTCGGCGATCGCACAGGAGCGCGCGGCTGCAGCTCAGAGTCTGAAGGAATCTGGTGACTCAGAGCCACTGGGGAAGCGTGACGCGCACGTTACTGAAGAAATGGACGTCTTCTCGGCGGGTTGCGTACTCGCTGAGACATGGACAGACGGGCGCACCGTGTTCAACCTGTCCGAGCTGTTCGCCTACCGCAACGGTTcgctcgggctcgagggCATCTTGGACAATCTCCAAGACGCCGATGTCAAA GCCATGATTGCGCAGATGCTCTCACGCGAACCGTCCGATCGACCTACATTCGATCGCATCCTCACAACGTACCGCGGCACCATCTTCCCGGAGTACTTCTACACGTTCTTGACAGATTACGTGTCTGAGCTCAACGAGCTTCCTCCATCGCAGGACACCGACTTCTTGCagcgctcgtcgacattgCCAGGGACCAAGATTGACAGGATTCTCGAGCAGTGGGAATCGATccgcgtccatctcgaTGACAAGAGTGCGAACGACA ACGGACCAGCATTACTGTTGCTCAATATCgtgacgtcgtcgatccGCAACTCGCTGTCTCCAAGCTCACGCCTACATGGCTTGAAGCTCTTCCTTAAGCTGTCGCCCTATCtactcgacgaggacaaagTTGATCGCATTGTCCCGTTCGTCGCAGAGCTCCTGTCAGACGAGGTTCCCATCGTTAGAGCCGAGGCATGCCGCAcgctcgtcatcgtc GTCGAGTCCATCACATCCATCACCTCCCACAATGCCACATTCATTCCAGAGTACCTACTTCCTCAGATGGCTCGGCTCCTGCAGGACCCAGACATCTTTGTGCGCGCGACGTATGCGAGGGCTCTCGTGCACGtggcggacgcggcggtGCGCATGCTCGAATTGAGTGAGGCAGCCAAGCCTGCCAATACTATGGACACACCACAGAATCCTGAGTCAAGCTACAACGCCATGCTCGCTGAGATTCAATATGTCGTTGGGGAACACGCTTCAATCCTGTTGGTCGACAAGTCCAGCAACGTTAAGCGGAACGTGTTGGCGGACATCGCGGACCTCTGCTTGTTTTTTGGTCGGCAGCGTTCCAGTGAGACGGTGCTCAGCCACATCATGACGTACCTCAATGACCGCGACTGGCAACTCCGTCTTGCGTTCTTCGACGGGATTGTGGCTGTCGGCGCCTTCATCGGGATCCGGGCCATCGACGAATACGTTCTGCCTCTCATGCTACAAGCACTAGCGG ATCCAGAAGAAGCTGTCGTAGCGCGTGTCGTTCATTCTCTTACTCTCTTGACATCACTCGGGCTATTGCAGCGCATGCGCCTTTGGGACGTTTTCTCCGCGGTTCACGGGTTCCTGTATCACCCCAACGTATGGATCCGGCAAAGCACAGCTGGCTTTGTGGCAAAGGCCGCGaaccaccttcctccttaTGACATCTGGTGCATTCTTTACCCGACCATCCGGCCCGCTCTCCGCTCTGACATCGTCACGCTGGATGAGGACTCGATCCTTGGCGCCCTTGTGTCACCT CTTTCTCGTGCTACTCTCCaggctgccaaggctgcTGCGTTCCAGAACTCGCCTCCCGGGTTCTGGAATGTCTCGCCTTctcgcgccagcgccaaaGCAGCCCTCACCAAGGGCACAGCGATTAACACATCTGAGGCGCTTCAAGGTCTGCTGAAGGACAAGGGTATCTCGCCGAAGGACGAAAAGAAGATTGTGGTATTGAGAGACTTCATTTTCAAGCAGACACATGCGACTCGAGC GCAAGCCTCAGAAACGCACACACCACCAGAGGCAGAGCTGACCTCTGGCAAGTCAATATCCCTCACAGAGCTCGGGGTGACCCCACAAACGGTGTTCATCTCCCAGCGCACGATCGGTATCGACGCGCGCCACGAGCTAAGGCGCCTTCGCCCTGACCTGGGTGGAGCTGAGACCCCGAGCCGGCGGACATCATTTGCAAACAGGAGCAATCGCGGGAGCGACAACCCGTTGGAGCAGATTCGACAGCGTATGTCCTCCCTCGAGCCGCCGAGTCTGGCATCGCCAGACCAGGAACGTGACCGAGGCCGCCATTTGGACCCAATGAAGGTAGCCAGTGCGTCCGAATCGGGTatctcctccatcgtcGATGCCACAAGCACAAGTAGAGTCTCGCGCCATCACAGGCTCGATTCAAAAGCGCTGCCGGCCGTCAAAGCttcgaccgcgaccgccaTTGGCACGACGTCCCTACACGATGACTTGGCCTCCGGGCGAAGCACGCCTGCATTCGGAACAGGAACACCAGCCGTTCACGGACCGATCGCCCCGTACGGGAGCACGTACGATGGTGCCGATCCTGGAGTGCGCGCGTatctcgagcacgtcgacctcgagaaTTACCGCGAACCACGCCTCGACTTCGGCCCACGGGTCCTTTCCGGGCAACGCAAGCGTGGGCCCCGAACCAAGGCCTCGTCACCGCAATTCGCGACCATGATCGCCCACCTGCCACAGCACAGCGGCGCGGTGACAGCCCTCATCACGTCCCCCGACCAACTCTTCTTCGCGTCTGCGTCAGTCGACACGTGTGTCCTTGTATGGGAcagcgcgcgcctcgaacGCACAGTCGCAGCACGTCCACGTCTCACGTACCGCATGGATGCTGCCGTCACGGCAATGTGCCGCATAGAAGAGACGCACTgccttgccgccgccgctgcagATGGGTCGCTCCACATCCTTCGTGTCCACGTTCACGCGTCGGGCTCCTCAGTCAAGTACAAGAGCATTGAGTGTATCCGAAATTGGGCTGCGGATGAGCAAGACGGACATGTGACGCACGTCGCGCATTTGCACG AGTCGTCGTTGTTAGTCGTCACCAGCAAGAGCGTGATCGCGGTATTGGATCTCCGAACGATGGCGCTTAAGCAGTGTCTGCAGCATCCCCTCGAACTCGGGACCATCACGGCCGTATGTCCGACCAAGCATTGGGTCATGGTCGGCACTATCACCGGCGCGCTGAGCCTTTGGGATCTTCGTTTCGGACTGCTCGTCAAGAGCTGGtcgtctcgaggaggaatTACCTCGCTCGGGCTGCACCCGGCGCGGGGGCGTGGGAGGTGGATAATGGCTTCCATCAAACGGAATGCCGACGACCCAGCGGGGTCCGACACGCCACTGGTCGAGACGTACGATATTGAAACGGGCAAACTGGTCGAGGAGTATGAGACGCGGACATCCCGTCCGCTGGCTGGCGCCAGGGCACCAGCCCTCAGCCGAGATGTGTTACAGACCAAGTCCGAGCTTATCGCGGAACTTGCaggcggacgcggcgggTTGCCATCGACTTCGAGTGACGACTTGCCGTACGTGGAGACTCTGCTCGTTGGTGAGACGTTTTcatccctctcccccaccGTCAGGGACAAGGATGACCCGGCCGCCCAGGACAAGACGCGCGCTGGTTGGATGGTGACGGCTGGCACGGACCGTGTCATCAGGTACTGGGACGTTGCACGCCCGAGCGAAGGGTTCGTCGTGTGTGGTAGCCAACGCGAGAAGGACGTGTCATTCCGAACTGCGAGTGGCACTCCCCAGCTGTTCTACACTCTACCGATTGCGCGTCCGCTTGCGTCGGCATCGTCGACAGGCGCTTTACCCATTGATCGAGGACAACACGCTGCAAACACTCAACGACAGCCTCTTCGTCCACACTACGACACCATCtgcgcgcttggcctcgtgGAGAcgcccttctcgagctgcaTTATTTCGGCCGACCGGTCTGGCGTGATCAAGGTATGGAGGATGGAAGCAGGTCCAACCCGTCGCGAGGGTTAG
- the MDM31 gene encoding uncharacterized protein (Yeast mitochondrial distribution and morphology (MDM) proteins) has translation MQFPRTHHRMLSPFPGGSPGANGKCPNCPEPNASIPSVSPPPPGNIQEYSPFIRRLIRASSELSDAPHRRPTKEELLNATSSWWERLRIRLKWFTIRGWRRFNTDDLSAFLSWFLVGNTLWILIGTTTFVSAVFATLNSLSLQEYVARYISDYLTSETGVTVIFESAIVPRWGASTICFKNVYVSRRPQDPEDPDTKSRKSKKAATAVPPSPVPYLSSSLSPTFLTPPPASPKDNYTMFDLNFDEIEVTLSVKRWLDGKGLVKDAKVKGVRGVMDRRSVWWDTSKPLSPKDWRHPSHPGDFEMESFQVEDFLVTFYQPGGQRPFNVSIFNARYAPFRKRWLFFDMLGAEAMTGQYDNCLFSLHMPQKLGRMAADSESSFKRMARFRIDGLPIEHAQFASGNSGPVSWILSGKLDAVLDIKFPVHPDDEVDVQAIFKEIGRNVVTIALHGEHPYRYDAAGEMDDPSQILDTLAAAEASNPSSLLPGQPMLARPPLRAPEDTMPLEEPRQLTIDIDLRFRDLKAAVPVFTYDLSVTNNALIRPIVAFINANRTLVPIHCQVAANLVDFDGSWTLFETGLMTKISDQIYSALAHHVAAEGANQKRLRQVSLWGVQRGAEALVDAVRSIVDPVHGQMAAAA, from the exons ATGCAGTTCCCTCGCACCCATCATCGCATGCTCTCGCCATTCCCCGGCGGCTCCCCCGGCG CGAATGGCAAGTGTCCCAACTGCCCCGAACCAAATGCCTCGATCCCGTCTGTctcaccaccgccacctgGCAACATCCAGGAGTACTCACCGTTCATCCGACGTCTGATACGAGCATCGAGCGAGCTGTCGGACGCGCCGCATCGGAGACCtaccaaggaggagctcctGAACGCAACCTCGTCGTGGTGGGAGCGTCTGCGCATCCGGCTCAAGTGGTTCACCATCCGCGGCTGGCGGAGGTTCAACACGGATGATCTGAGCGCGTTCCTTAGTTGgttcctcgtcggcaacA CACTTTGGATCCTCATTGGAAC AACGACGTTCGTGTCTGCAGTCTTCGCCACCCTCAACTCGTTGAGTCTTCAGGAATACGTTGCGCGATACATCTCGGATTACCTGACATCCGAGACCGGTGTGACTGTAAT CTTCGAGTCCGCCATCGTCCCTCGGTGGGGAGCGTCGACCATCTGCTTCAAGAATGTCTATGTCTCGCGGCGTCCACAAGATCCCGAGGACCCCGATACGAAGAGCAGGAAGTCGAAGAAGGCTGCAACAGCGGTCCCTCCATCGCCAGTCCCTTacctctcctcatccctATCCCCAACATTCCTCACCCCTCCGCCGGCGTCGCCTAAGGACAACTACACCATGTTCGACCTCAACTttgacgagatcgaggtaACGCTCAGTGTCAAGCGGTGGCTGGATGGAAAGGGCCTTGTGAAGGACGCAAAGGTCAAGGGAGTGCGCGGCGTCATGGACAGGAGGTCTGTTTGGTGGGACACCTCTAAACCTCTCTCGCCCAAGGACTGGCGGCATCCTTCGCATCCGGGCGATTTCGAGATGGAGTCGTTCCAGGTCGAGGACTTCCTCGTGACCTTCTACCAGCCAGGCGGGCAGCGGCCGTTCAATGTGTCCATCTTCAACGCGCGGTACGCACCATTTCGGAAGCGCTGGCTGTTCTTCGACATGCTGGGCGCAGAGGCCATGACCGGGCAGTACGACAACTGTTTGTTCAGCTTGCACATGCCGCAGAAGCTCGGCCGCATGGCAGCCGACAGTGAGAGCTCGTTCAAGCGGATGGCCCGCTTCCGCATCGACGGCCTGCCTATCGAGCACGCACAGTTCGCTTCTGGAAACTCGGGCCCGGTCTCATGGATTCTGTCGGGCAAGCTtgacgccgtcctcgatATCAAGTTCCCTGTCCACCCTGACGATGAGGTGGACGTGCAGGCGATCTTCAAGGAGATTGGCCGCAACGTTGTGACCATTGCCCTCCATGGCGAACACCCATACCGTTACGACGCTGCAggggagatggacgacCCGTCGCAGATCCTCGACACTCTGGCCGCAGCAGAGGCCAGCAACCCGTCATCCCTCCTTCCCGGGCAGCCGATGCTCGCTCGTCCACCACTCCGCGCACCCGAGGACACGATGCCGCTTGAGGAACCCCGTCAGCTCACGATCGACATCGACTTGCGGTtccgcgacctcaaggccgccgTCCCCGTTTTCACGTATGACCTGAGCGTCACGAATAACGCTCTCATCCGACCCATCGTCGCGTTCATCAACGCGAACCGTACACTCGTCCCGATCCATTGTCAGGTCGCAgccaacctcgtcgacttCGACGGTTCATGGACCCTCTTTGAGACGGGCCTGATGACCAAGATCTCAGACCAGATCTACTCTGCCCTTGCTCACCACGTCGCTGCCGAAGGCGCCAACCAGAAACGCCTCCGCCAGGTCAGCCTGTGGGGCGTGCAGCGAGGTGCCGAagccctcgtcgacgctgtCAGGAGCATTGTCGACCCCGTCCACGGGCAGATGGCGGCTGCTGCGTAA
- the NMD3 gene encoding uncharacterized protein (Acts as an adapter for the XPO1 CRM1-mediated export of the 60S ribosomal subunit): MEYEPDAAGKESYILCADCGTVISSANGAGLCVGCLRNTIDITEGIPKEAVINFCRGCERFLSPPQTWVAAQPESRELLAICLKKIARPLQKVRLIDASFIWTEPHSRRIKLKVTIQKEVLANTVLQQTFELTLVVHTGQCPQCTRLAAKNTWKASVQVRQKVTHKRTFLFLEQLILKHSAHKDTISISEKRDGLDFYYAERNHAIKMCEFLASVVPVRVKGSEQLISNDTHSNTSNYKFTYSVEIVPVCKDDLVCLPKSLAKQWGNIAPLTLCSRVGNTIHLMDPTTLQQTDITAPVYWRHPFTSLAQVSDLVEFIVLDIEPVGAQRGKWVLADAQVTRSQRSGGHQYDDGMGDDGIYHTRTHLGAILQPGDTVLGYDLTNANFNNDEFEALDMHRIPNVILVKKTYPNRRKKSKPRNWKLKSMAKEAEEGIEQSGFGRGAVGRRGGVDSKNVERDYELFLRDLEEDKDMRQAINMYRAEVPAENEEDDDGDVAMGSGAKAGSGMRGGKRRTGAATAAAAEMDVEEDSMGGVDGDDEDEEEDFPEIELDELLENFEELDMDDGDEVL; this comes from the exons ATGGAATACGAACCAGACGCAGCTGGAAAGGAATCCTACATCCTCTGTGCCGATTGTGGCACAGtcatctcctccgccaATGGAGCAGGACTCT GCGTGGGATGTCTGCGCAACACCATCGACATTACTGAGGGTATCCCCAAGGAGGCAGTCATCAACTTCTGCCGTGGTTGTGAGCGCTTCCTCTCACCTCCTCAGACCTGGGTTGCCGCGCAGCCCGAGTCCCGCGAGCTCTTAG CCATCTGCCTGAAGAAGATTGCGCGGCCGCTGCAGAAGGTCCGCTTGATTGACGCGTCGTTCATCTGGACCGAGCCTCACTCGCGTCGCATCAAGCTCAAGGTGACAATCCAGAAGGAAGTGCTCGCCAACACGGTGCTGCAGCAGACGTTCGAGCTCACGCTCGTGGTGCACACAGGCCAGTGCCCGCAGTGCACGCGCTTGGCAGCCAAGAACACGTGGAAGGCGTCGGTGCAGGTCCGACAGAAGGTGACGCACAAGCGCACCTTCCTGTTCTTGGAGCAGCTCATTCTCAAGCACAGCGCCCACAAGGACACGATCAGCATCTCGGAGAagcgcgacggcctcgacttTTACTACGCCGAGCGCAACCACGCGATCAAGATGTGCGAGTTCCTCGCCTCGGTCGTACCCGTGCGCGTCAAGGGTTCTGAGCAGCTCATCTCGAACGACACGCACAGCAACACATCCAACTACAAGTTTACGTACTCGGTCGAGATTGTGCCCGTGTGCAAGGACGACCTCGTGTGCCTGCCCAAGTCGCTCGCCAAGCAATGGGGCAACATCGCTCCCCTGACGCTTTGCTCGCGCGTTGGCAACACCATCCATCTGATGGACCCCACGACGCTGCAGCAGACAGATATTACTGCTCCAGTGTACTGGCGCCATCCGTTCACCTCTCTCGCGCAGGTGTCGGATCTCGTCGAGTTCATTGTGCTGGATATTGAACCGGTCGGAGCGCAGCGCGGCAAGTGGGTGCTCGCAGACGCTCAGGTGACGCGCTCGCAGCGTTCGGGTGGTCACCAGTACGATGATGGAatgggcgacgacggtATCTACCACACCCGCACGCATCTTGGCGCGATCCTGCAGCCAGGTGACACCGTGTTGGGATACGACCTGACGAACGCCAACTTCAACAacgacgagttcgaggcgctcgacatgCACCGGATACCGaacgtcatcctcgtcaagaAGACGTACCCCAACCGCCGGAAGAAGAGCAAGCCTCGCAACTGGAAGCTCAAATCGAtggccaaggaggctgaggaagGTATCGAGCAGAGTGGCTTCGGTCGCGGTGCCGTTGGCCGCCGCGGTGGTGTCGACTCCAAGaacgtcgagcgcgactaTGAGCTCTTCCTccgcgaccttgaggaggacaaggacatgCGCCAGGCGATCAACATGTaccgcgccgaggtgccggctgagaacgaggaggacgacgacggtgaCGTCGCTATGGGCAGCGGTGCCAAGGCCGGGTCGGGCATGCGCGGCGGAAAACGCCGTACTGGGGCCGCCACTGCGGCTGCtgccgagatggacgtcgaggaggacagcatgggcggcgtcgatggcgacgacgaggacgaagaggaggacTTCCCGGAGAtcgagctggacgagctACTCGAGAACtttgaggagctcgacatggacgacggcgatgaGGTGCTCTAA